In Prunus dulcis chromosome 1, ALMONDv2, whole genome shotgun sequence, the following are encoded in one genomic region:
- the LOC117638434 gene encoding 3-ketoacyl-CoA synthase 4: MDPGGATHVATAHSGSTAGQVGVQIHQTRRLPDFLQSVNLKYVKLGYHYLISNLLTLCFIPLIIVTLIEASQMDLYDIQQLWLHLQYNLVSVIICSAVLVFGLTVYIMTRPRPVYLVDYACYRPPDHLKAPYHRFMEHSRLTQDFDDSSLEFQRKILERSGLGEETYVPEAMHYIPPRPSMAAAREEAEQVMYGALDNLFANTHVKPKDIGILVVNCSLFNPTPSLSAMIVNKYKLRGNIRSFNLGGMGCSAGVIAADLAKDLLQIHRNTYAIVVSTENITQNWYFGNKKSMLIPNCLFRVGCSAVLLSNKSADWRRAKYKLVHVVRTHRGADDKAFRCVYQEQDDKGKTGVSLSKDLMAIAGGALKTNITTLGPIVLPISEQLLFFSSLVVKKLFNANVKPYIPDFKLAFDHFCIHAGGRAVIDELEKNLQLLPIHVEASRMTLHRFGNTSSSSIWYELAYMEAKGRIRKGNRVWQIAFGSGFKCNSAVWEALLNVKPSRNGPWEDCIDKYPVKLVS, from the coding sequence ATGGACCCAGGCGGCGCAACCCATGTCGCCACCGCCCATAGTGGCTCGACTGCCGGTCAGGTCGGCGTTCAGATCCACCAGACCCGACGCCTCCCAGATTTCCTCCAGAGCGTCAATCTCAAGTACGTCAAATTAGGGTACCATTACCTCATCTCCAATCTCTTAACCCTCTGCTTCATCCCCTTGATTATCGTAACCCTAATCGAAGCCTCCCAGATGGACCTTTACGACATTCAGCAGCTCTGGCTTCACCTCCAGTACAATCTCGTCAGCGTCATCATCTGCTCCGCCGTCCTCGTCTTCGGTTTGACCGTTTACATCATGACCCGACCCAGACCCGTTTATTTGGTCGATTACGCTTGCTATCGCCCTCCCGATCACCTCAAGGCTCCCTACCACCGTTTCATGGAGCACTCCAGGCTCACCCAGGACTTTGACGATTCCTCCCTCGAGTTCCAGCGCAAGATTCTCGAGCGTTCCGGCCTCGGCGAAGAGACCTACGTCCCCGAAGCGATGCATTACATCCCTCCCAGGCCCTCCATGGCCGCCGCCAGAGAAGAGGCGGAGCAGGTCATGTACGGTGCTTTGGATAATCTGTTTGCCAACACCCATGTCAAGCCTAAGGACATTGGCATTCTTGTTGTGAATTGCAGCTTGTTTAATCCGACGCCGTCTCTATCCGCTATGATTGTTAATAAGTACAAATTGAGGGGTAATATTAGGAGTTTCAATTTGGGGGGAATGGGTTGTAGTGCTGGGGTCATAGCCGCTGATCTTGCTAAGGACTTGTTGCAAATTCATAGGAATACTTATGCTATTGTTGTCAGTACTGAGAACATTACTCAGAATTGGTATTTTGGGAATAAGAAATCTATGTTGATACCCAATTGCTTGTTTCGAGTTGGGTGCTCTGCAGTTCTGCTCTCTAATAAGTCTGCAGATTGGAGGCGGGCTAAGTACAAGCTTGTTCATGTTGTGAGGACCCATCGTGGTGCAGATGATAAGGCTTTTCGTTGCGTTTACCAGGAACAGGATGATAAGGGGAAGACTGGTGTTTCTTTATCCAAAGATTTGATGGCGATTGCTGGTGGGGCGCTTAAAACCAACATCACCACTTTGGGTCCTATTGTGCTTCCAATAAGTGAGcagcttcttttcttttcgtcACTTGTGGTTAAGAAGCTGTTCAATGCGAATGTCAAACCTTATATCCCGGATTTCAAGCTGGCATTTGATCATTTTTGCATACACGCCGGAGGAAGGGCTGTGATTGATGAGCTGGAGAAGAACCTGCAGTTGCTACCTATACATGTGGAGGCTTCTCGAATGACTCTACACCGGTTTGGGAATACTTCATCGAGCTCCATTTGGTATGAATTGGCCTACATGGAGGCCAAGGGGAGGATCCGCAAAGGCAACCGTGTCTGGCAGATTGCCTTTGGTAGTGGCTTTAAGTGTAACAGTGCGGTCTGGGAGGCACTTCTGAATGTGAAGCCATCTCGTAACGGTCCTTGGGAAGACTGCATTGACAAGTATCCTGTGAAACTAGTTTCCTAG
- the LOC117635361 gene encoding 7-methyl-GTP pyrophosphatase isoform X2 translates to MEANSSSSFKIILGSASVARRKILAEMGYEFTVMTADIDEKCIRKEKPEELVLVLAQAKADAIISKLQTINNQEMDAEPTIVIAADTAEANSQRLPVGDYIKDDEPTLLITSDQVVVYEGVIREKPSSKEEARQFLKDYSGGHAATVGSVHVTNLKTGFSKGEWDRVEIYFHEIPDEIIEKLIEEGTVLKVAGGLIIEHPLILPFVKEVVGTTDSVMGLPKDLTRRLLKEAI, encoded by the exons ATGGAAGCCAATTCTTCTTCGTCTTTCAAG ATAATTTTAGGCTCAGCTTCGGTAGCACGTCGGAAAATATTGGCTGAAATGGGATACGAATTCACAGTCATG ACTGCAGACATTGACGAGAAATGCATCAGAAAGGAAAAGCCAGAGGAGTTGGTTTTGGTTCTTGCCCAGGCAAAG GCTGATGCTATTATATCCAAACTACAAACTATCAATAATCAAGAGATGGATGCTGAACCGACTATTGTGATTGCAGCAGACACA GCAGAAGCTAATTCACAAAGGCTCCCAGTTGGTGACTACATAAAGGATGACGAACCAACACTATTAATTACTTCTGATCAA GTGGTGGTCTATGAAGGTGTGATCAGGGAAAAACCATCCAGCAAGGAAGAAGCACGGCAATTTTTGAAAG ACTATTCTGGAGGACATGCAGCAACAGTGGGATCTGTGCATGTTACAAACCTTAAAACCGGATTCAGTAAAGGAGAATGGGATCGAGTGGAG ATTTATTTCCATGAAATACCGGATGAAATCATTGAGAAGCTG ATTGAGGAGGGGACGGTGCTCAAAGTTGCTGGGGGACTCATAATAGAACATCCTCTAATTCTTCCCTTTGTTAAAGAAGTG GTAGGGACAACTGATAGCGTGATGGGACTTCCCAAAGATCTCACTAGGAGGCTGCTGAAAGAGGCCATCTAG
- the LOC117635361 gene encoding 7-methyl-GTP pyrophosphatase isoform X3 → MEANSSSSFKIILGSASVARRKILAEMGYEFTVMTADIDEKCIRKEKPEELVLVLAQAKADAIISKLQTINNQEMDAEPTIVIAADTVVVYEGVIREKPSSKEEARQFLKDYSGGHAATVGSVHVTNLKTGFSKGEWDRVEIYFHEIPDEIIEKLIEEGTVLKVAGGLIIEHPLILPFVKEVVGTTDSVMGLPKDLTRRLLKEAI, encoded by the exons ATGGAAGCCAATTCTTCTTCGTCTTTCAAG ATAATTTTAGGCTCAGCTTCGGTAGCACGTCGGAAAATATTGGCTGAAATGGGATACGAATTCACAGTCATG ACTGCAGACATTGACGAGAAATGCATCAGAAAGGAAAAGCCAGAGGAGTTGGTTTTGGTTCTTGCCCAGGCAAAG GCTGATGCTATTATATCCAAACTACAAACTATCAATAATCAAGAGATGGATGCTGAACCGACTATTGTGATTGCAGCAGACACA GTGGTGGTCTATGAAGGTGTGATCAGGGAAAAACCATCCAGCAAGGAAGAAGCACGGCAATTTTTGAAAG ACTATTCTGGAGGACATGCAGCAACAGTGGGATCTGTGCATGTTACAAACCTTAAAACCGGATTCAGTAAAGGAGAATGGGATCGAGTGGAG ATTTATTTCCATGAAATACCGGATGAAATCATTGAGAAGCTG ATTGAGGAGGGGACGGTGCTCAAAGTTGCTGGGGGACTCATAATAGAACATCCTCTAATTCTTCCCTTTGTTAAAGAAGTG GTAGGGACAACTGATAGCGTGATGGGACTTCCCAAAGATCTCACTAGGAGGCTGCTGAAAGAGGCCATCTAG
- the LOC117635361 gene encoding 7-methyl-GTP pyrophosphatase isoform X1, producing MEANSSSSFKIILGSASVARRKILAEMGYEFTVMTADIDEKCIRKEKPEELVLVLAQAKADAIISKLQTINNQEMDAEPTIVIAADTLMETSQAEANSQRLPVGDYIKDDEPTLLITSDQVVVYEGVIREKPSSKEEARQFLKDYSGGHAATVGSVHVTNLKTGFSKGEWDRVEIYFHEIPDEIIEKLIEEGTVLKVAGGLIIEHPLILPFVKEVVGTTDSVMGLPKDLTRRLLKEAI from the exons ATGGAAGCCAATTCTTCTTCGTCTTTCAAG ATAATTTTAGGCTCAGCTTCGGTAGCACGTCGGAAAATATTGGCTGAAATGGGATACGAATTCACAGTCATG ACTGCAGACATTGACGAGAAATGCATCAGAAAGGAAAAGCCAGAGGAGTTGGTTTTGGTTCTTGCCCAGGCAAAG GCTGATGCTATTATATCCAAACTACAAACTATCAATAATCAAGAGATGGATGCTGAACCGACTATTGTGATTGCAGCAGACACA CTGATGGAAACTTCTCAGGCAGAAGCTAATTCACAAAGGCTCCCAGTTGGTGACTACATAAAGGATGACGAACCAACACTATTAATTACTTCTGATCAA GTGGTGGTCTATGAAGGTGTGATCAGGGAAAAACCATCCAGCAAGGAAGAAGCACGGCAATTTTTGAAAG ACTATTCTGGAGGACATGCAGCAACAGTGGGATCTGTGCATGTTACAAACCTTAAAACCGGATTCAGTAAAGGAGAATGGGATCGAGTGGAG ATTTATTTCCATGAAATACCGGATGAAATCATTGAGAAGCTG ATTGAGGAGGGGACGGTGCTCAAAGTTGCTGGGGGACTCATAATAGAACATCCTCTAATTCTTCCCTTTGTTAAAGAAGTG GTAGGGACAACTGATAGCGTGATGGGACTTCCCAAAGATCTCACTAGGAGGCTGCTGAAAGAGGCCATCTAG
- the LOC117614897 gene encoding protein RADIALIS-like 3, translating into MASSGSWTSRQNKMFENALAVYDKDTPDRWHNLARAVGGKSVEEVKRHYEMLVEDVNKIEAGEVPLPNYRKPAAAAAGNGKAYSNSMDIEEQRMKSLKLQ; encoded by the exons ATGGCCTCATCAGGATCGTGGACGTCGAGGCAGAACAAGATGTTCGAAAATGCCCTAGCTGTTTACGACAAGGACACGCCAGACCGCTGGCACAATCTGGCGAGGGCTGTGGGTGGGAAATCAGTGGAGGAAGTGAAGAGGCACTATGAGATGCTTGTGGAAGATGTCAACAAGATTGAGGCTGGTGAGGTGCCCCTGCCCAATTATAGAAAacctgctgctgctgctgctgggaACGGCAAAGCCTACTCTAACTCCATGGATATTGAAGAACAAAG GATGAAGAGTCTAAAACTACAATGA